In Alteromonas macleodii, the sequence TCGGCGAAGTGGTGGATACCATGACGCAGATTAATGATTCTGCCCAAGAGATATCAGACATTATCGGCGTTATCGATGGGATTGCCTTCCAAACTAACATACTGGCATTAAATGCTGCGGTTGAAGCAGCGCGCGCTGGTGAGCAAGGGCGAGGTTTCGCGGTTGTTGCCTCTGAAGTGCGTAACCTAGCGCAGCGTTCTGCCGAAGCTGCGAAAGATATTAAAGAGCTCATTTCTGACTCGGTGAGTAAAATTGCGAGCGGCAACCAGTTAGTCGTGAAGTCTGGCGATACCATGGCAGAAGTTGTGACCTCAATCAAACGGGTAAACGACATTATGTCTGAAATTGCGGCGGCGTCTGCAGAGCAAGCTGCGGGGATAGAGGAAGTCAGTAAAGCCGTAGTTCAGATGGATGAAATGACCCAGCAGAATGCCGCGCTGGTGGAAGAGGCCGCAGCCGCCGCAGACAGTCTTAAACAACAATCGCTGCAGTTGAATGAACGGGTCTCTGTATTTGAAGTAGGAAAAGGGCTAAGCAGTGAACAGCAGCATATAGCGGCTCTTACTCACGGGGGCTCTCGACAGCAGCGCTTATCTGCAGCGCCAGCTCAGCGATTGTCTCAAGCGAAGGCGCTAACTCCGGCTATGCCAACCGAGGCCGAGTGGGAGTCATTCTAATGACAGCGGCTGTATCACCAAAAGATAGCTCCAGGGAGTTCGCCTTTGAAAAGGCGGACTTCAAAAACGTGCAGAAGATGTTGTTTAGAAAGGCAGGAATAAATCTATCTGATGCCAAAGAAGCAATGGTCTACAGCAGGCTAGCCCGTCGGATAAGGGCAAGAAACTTGCGTAGTTTTAATGAATATCTTGCTTTAGTGAACACCTCGGAATCGGAGTTGGAGCAATTTATCAATGCGCTTACCACGAACCTTACGTCCTTCTTTCGCGAGCCGCACCACTTTACCGCGTTGGCTGATTATCTAAGACAGCATAATGTTACCAATATTTGGTGTGCTGCCAGTTCTACTGGTGAAGAGCCATATTCAATCGCGATGGTGGTAGCGGAAGCCTTCGGAAGTTTTAAAACACCGGTTAAGATCATTGCCTCAGACATAGACAGTAAAGTGCTAGCTAAAGCCAAAGCCGGTGTTTATCCCTTAGCCTCGATAGCG encodes:
- a CDS encoding CheR family methyltransferase, translating into MTAAVSPKDSSREFAFEKADFKNVQKMLFRKAGINLSDAKEAMVYSRLARRIRARNLRSFNEYLALVNTSESELEQFINALTTNLTSFFREPHHFTALADYLRQHNVTNIWCAASSTGEEPYSIAMVVAEAFGSFKTPVKIIASDIDSKVLAKAKAGVYPLASIAKIPQHRQKQFFHKGKGTNEGKVKVVDELRNMVQFKKLNLTDTKWDVKGPLDVIFCRNVMIYFDKPTQLKVLQKMVGMLKPTGLYMAGHSENFNMYTNLVRPVGKTIYRPAG